The genomic stretch GTGACAAACGCAGATTATCAAACCATCCAATACTGCTTTATAAACAACAATTTGTCTTGTACCAAAAGTATCCGACCTGAAGTGGAGTAcatttttgtgtacatttttgttGCAGTAACGTCAGTGTTCACCGTGTTTCTGAACCTTTTGGTGATCATCTCCATCTCACACTTCAAGCAGCTCCACACTCCCACCAATGTGCTGATCCTCTCTCTGGCAGTGGCTGATCTGATCGTAGGACTGATTCTCATGCCAGTGCAGGGAATGAAACTGGTTGAGCCATGCTGGTACTTTGGAGAAATATTTTGCTCTatatttcttcttattttttatgtggTTGTCACAGCATCTCTTGgtaatttgattattatatctgtGGATCGATACATTGCTGTGAATGACCCTTTGCGATATCCAATGAAGGTCAATAATAACAGAGCTGTTGTTTCTATTGTTGTAAACTGGTTATTCTCCTTCTTATATTCATTTTATCTTTTGTATGATTTGTTACTGTATCCAGAGAGGAACCACACATGTATTGGAGAATGCATACTTGTTATTACACTGGAAAATTTACTAATAGAtgcttttatttgtttagtggCACCTTGTTGTGTAATTATTCCATTATATGTGAAAATCTGCTTTGTAGCAAAACGGCAAGCGAAGCATTTAAATTCAGTCACAGACAAAAAGGCCAAATCAGAAAAAAAGGCTGCAAGAACCTTAGGGATTGTAGTACTGGTTTATCTTCTTTTTTGGATGCCATACTATTTATATTCTCTTTCTGGTGGGCATGATGAAAATGACTCTCTTATAATTAAAGTAATGGATTGGATTGTGTGCATAAATTCCTGTATGAATCCACTTATATATGCAATGTTTTATCGATGGTTCAGACTGTcagcaaaatacattttgacacaGAAAATATTTGAACCTTCATCGGCATACTTAAATCTGTTCCCAGAAGAGAAATGATCACTTACACTCTCATGCAAATGTAAATGAGATAATGTGTCTTGAAATGAAATAgagttcttgttttaagcacctCCTTACAGAACATTAGATGGCATGTAACAGCTTGTGCAATATATTTTGATGCATGGCCATGGTAACTGTGCACttacagtaaaacaattgaGACAAATTTCTCAACATGATCTTAAATGATTGATGATGGACAAGAGTGATGTTTAATCATTATAATGACAATTATTATTAAGCTCTTCAGATTTCCTGTTTTCTGCCTGTTTTTTGCCTTataaaaaagaatgaatgaattaaccAGTATGACATTCAATTAGTTATGCACTCATTTTGTATTTCTACAGTGTGTTaagcatttacatttttaaaatgcatttacttcaccaaagttttaaaaatgcatgGCACTAATTTATACTATTTAATTTCAAACTTgcagaatttttttataaatacagttTCCTTTGAAATGTAGTGCATTCAGTTcctgaataataaaaatatattttggaataatattttcag from Ctenopharyngodon idella isolate HZGC_01 chromosome 13, HZGC01, whole genome shotgun sequence encodes the following:
- the LOC127524396 gene encoding trace amine-associated receptor 7c-like, whose translation is MSNWGVTNADYQTIQYCFINNNLSCTKSIRPEVEYIFVYIFVAVTSVFTVFLNLLVIISISHFKQLHTPTNVLILSLAVADLIVGLILMPVQGMKLVEPCWYFGEIFCSIFLLIFYVVVTASLGNLIIISVDRYIAVNDPLRYPMKVNNNRAVVSIVVNWLFSFLYSFYLLYDLLLYPERNHTCIGECILVITLENLLIDAFICLVAPCCVIIPLYVKICFVAKRQAKHLNSVTDKKAKSEKKAARTLGIVVLVYLLFWMPYYLYSLSGGHDENDSLIIKVMDWIVCINSCMNPLIYAMFYRWFRLSAKYILTQKIFEPSSAYLNLFPEEK